A section of the Saccharopolyspora gregorii genome encodes:
- a CDS encoding GntR family transcriptional regulator, which yields MATDDAHEDKRPASRRVADALQGRIDAGEFAPGAQLPTYRLLAEEYEVAVNTALAAVRLLRDAGVVTIRTNAGAYVREPSEQVDVAAELTRTRSELTELRKTVQQADAAINALEGRLDDLISRVRDE from the coding sequence GTGGCTACTGACGACGCGCACGAGGACAAGCGCCCAGCTAGTCGGCGTGTGGCGGACGCCCTACAGGGGCGGATCGACGCCGGCGAATTCGCCCCGGGTGCCCAGCTGCCGACATATCGCCTGCTCGCGGAGGAGTACGAGGTTGCGGTCAACACCGCGCTGGCTGCCGTGCGCCTGCTCCGGGACGCCGGCGTGGTCACGATCCGGACCAACGCCGGCGCCTACGTCCGGGAGCCTTCGGAGCAGGTCGACGTGGCTGCGGAACTCACCCGCACACGCTCGGAGCTGACCGAGCTTCGCAAGACGGTTCAGCAGGCGGACGCCGCTATCAACGCCCTGGAGGGGCGGCTTGACGACCTCATCAGCCGAGTCCGGGACGAGTAG
- a CDS encoding ABC transporter permease: protein MAAEQPVKASNPAGLHVVTDPTPAETEPTETHDNEPTEAEPETADVEPVAESEPVSAEQSEPVREVESEPITTAADPAKPADDQAPRPVAVWPVMLLALPAFVAIWSGWVGLGQLTGFGIVHPLPGIADAFAINTAITLPIGVETYAAYALRVWLSGQVPARARRFAKYSALGSLGLGALGQIAFHLMKAAGMTSAPWLITAAVACLPVAVLGMGAGLAHLIKDTHREVQR from the coding sequence TTGGCCGCCGAGCAGCCGGTGAAGGCTTCCAACCCGGCCGGTCTGCACGTGGTCACCGACCCCACCCCGGCCGAAACCGAACCCACCGAGACCCACGACAACGAACCCACCGAGGCCGAGCCTGAGACCGCCGACGTGGAACCGGTCGCCGAGTCTGAGCCAGTTTCTGCCGAACAGTCGGAGCCGGTGCGTGAGGTCGAGTCTGAGCCGATCACCACGGCCGCAGACCCGGCTAAACCCGCCGACGATCAGGCGCCGAGGCCGGTGGCGGTGTGGCCGGTGATGCTGCTGGCTTTGCCCGCGTTCGTGGCGATCTGGTCCGGGTGGGTCGGACTCGGCCAGCTCACCGGGTTCGGCATCGTGCACCCGCTGCCGGGGATCGCGGACGCGTTCGCCATCAACACGGCGATCACGCTCCCGATCGGAGTGGAGACCTACGCCGCCTACGCCTTGCGGGTCTGGCTGTCCGGCCAGGTTCCGGCCCGTGCCCGGCGGTTTGCGAAGTACTCCGCGCTCGGCTCGCTCGGGCTGGGGGCGTTGGGGCAGATCGCGTTCCACCTGATGAAGGCCGCCGGCATGACCTCCGCGCCCTGGCTCATCACCGCCGCCGTGGCGTGCCTGCCCGTCGCCGTGCTCGGCATGGGCGCCGGCCTGGCCCACCTGATCAAAGACACCCACCGGGAGGTGCAGCGATGA
- a CDS encoding FtsK/SpoIIIE domain-containing protein, with translation MVEEDQAPQVDQAQPAGDGASLVRREKREPVLPRWASSVEEFRETAKWAVGYAGHTLAFHAVRCPVYIARILIRVPQGTLRLLRGFLRWVTDAEGRPVRHAAADRADAAEYLRLSGQRDSRVRGRIYATVGLGVAALAAFFLGRELLPELIQYAIVAGALGAVGWLGAPADQPIASRAVEATKVPKLTSNAVETALNALGISGINQAMAKGGEGIGFPKPISRDGKGWRADIDLPHGVTPGDIMDRREKLASGLRRPLGCVWPEADNAEHAARLILWVGDQDMRKAKQPAWALRKGVRVDLFQPQPFGTDQRGRWVDLRLMFTSVAIGAIPRMGKTFALRELLLIAALDPRAELHTYDLKGTGDLDPLEKVTHAHGVGDDDEEIEKAISDLRKLRDELRRRAKLIRDLAKQGLAPENKVTPELAGKKSLGLHPIVIGVDECQVWFEHPDHGEEFEAICTDLVKRGPALGIIIMLATQRPDAKSLPTGISANVSTRFCLKVQGQTENDMVLGTSKYKQGVRATTFAWADKGIGYLVGEGSDAQIVRTVAGLDGPASEKVAAYARTLREQAGTLTGHATGEAPDVDESVSKKDTLLEDILAVVGETEKKVWNERVIARLYELKPEVYGTYTESADLTAALKRHGIRTAQVWGTTDDNKGASRIGITRADIAHEVAERNRREGSG, from the coding sequence TTGGTCGAGGAGGACCAGGCCCCGCAGGTCGACCAGGCCCAGCCCGCTGGGGATGGGGCGAGTCTGGTTCGCCGTGAGAAGCGCGAACCGGTCCTGCCCCGGTGGGCGAGCAGCGTTGAGGAGTTCCGGGAGACCGCGAAGTGGGCGGTGGGCTACGCCGGCCACACCCTGGCCTTCCACGCGGTACGCTGCCCGGTCTACATCGCCCGCATCCTCATCCGCGTTCCGCAAGGCACGCTGCGGCTGCTCCGCGGGTTCCTGCGGTGGGTGACCGACGCCGAAGGCCGCCCGGTTCGGCACGCTGCCGCTGACCGCGCCGACGCTGCGGAGTACCTGCGGCTGTCCGGACAGCGTGATAGCCGGGTCCGGGGCCGCATCTACGCCACCGTCGGCCTCGGGGTGGCTGCGCTTGCGGCGTTCTTCCTCGGCCGCGAGCTGCTGCCCGAGCTGATCCAGTACGCGATCGTGGCCGGCGCGCTCGGTGCGGTGGGGTGGTTGGGTGCTCCGGCGGATCAGCCGATCGCCTCCCGTGCGGTGGAGGCGACGAAGGTGCCGAAGCTGACCAGCAACGCCGTCGAAACCGCCCTCAACGCCCTGGGCATCTCCGGGATCAACCAGGCAATGGCTAAGGGCGGCGAAGGCATCGGGTTCCCCAAGCCGATCTCGCGTGACGGCAAGGGATGGCGGGCCGACATCGACCTGCCGCACGGTGTGACACCGGGCGACATCATGGACCGCCGCGAAAAACTCGCCTCCGGCCTCCGCAGGCCACTCGGGTGCGTGTGGCCCGAGGCCGACAACGCCGAGCACGCTGCGCGTCTCATCCTCTGGGTCGGTGATCAGGACATGCGCAAGGCTAAGCAGCCCGCCTGGGCACTGCGCAAGGGCGTGCGCGTGGACCTCTTCCAGCCCCAACCGTTCGGCACCGACCAGCGCGGCCGGTGGGTGGACCTGCGCCTGATGTTCACCTCGGTGGCCATCGGGGCGATCCCGCGCATGGGCAAGACCTTCGCCCTCCGCGAGCTCCTGCTCATCGCCGCACTCGACCCGCGCGCGGAGTTGCACACCTACGACCTCAAGGGCACCGGCGACCTCGACCCCCTGGAAAAGGTCACCCACGCCCACGGCGTCGGAGACGACGACGAAGAGATCGAAAAGGCTATTAGTGACCTGCGGAAACTCCGCGACGAGCTCCGCCGCCGAGCCAAGCTCATCCGGGACCTCGCCAAACAGGGTCTCGCCCCGGAGAACAAGGTCACCCCAGAGCTCGCGGGCAAGAAGAGCCTTGGGCTGCACCCGATCGTCATCGGTGTCGACGAGTGCCAAGTGTGGTTCGAGCACCCCGACCACGGCGAGGAGTTCGAAGCCATCTGCACCGACCTCGTCAAACGAGGACCCGCGCTGGGAATCATCATCATGTTGGCTACCCAGCGCCCGGACGCGAAGAGCCTGCCCACGGGGATCTCGGCGAACGTGTCGACGCGGTTCTGCCTGAAGGTACAGGGCCAGACCGAAAACGACATGGTCCTGGGCACCTCGAAGTACAAGCAGGGCGTCCGAGCGACGACGTTCGCCTGGGCGGACAAGGGCATCGGCTACCTCGTCGGCGAAGGCTCGGATGCCCAGATCGTGCGCACGGTGGCCGGTTTGGATGGTCCGGCCTCGGAGAAGGTTGCGGCCTACGCCCGCACCTTGCGCGAGCAGGCCGGAACGCTGACCGGCCACGCCACCGGCGAGGCGCCGGACGTCGACGAGTCGGTGTCCAAGAAGGACACGTTGCTCGAAGACATCCTGGCCGTGGTCGGCGAGACCGAGAAGAAGGTCTGGAACGAACGCGTCATCGCCCGCCTCTACGAGCTCAAGCCCGAGGTCTACGGCACCTACACCGAGTCGGCCGACCTCACCGCCGCGCTCAAGCGGCATGGCATCCGCACCGCCCAGGTGTGGGGCACCACCGACGACAACAAGGGCGCCAGCCGCATCGGCATCACCCGCGCCGACATCGCCCACGAAGTCGCGGAGCGTAACCGCCGTGAGGGGTCCGGCTAG
- a CDS encoding bifunctional DNA primase/polymerase, which produces MTTNLTIASWLAAQGMHVFPLRPGSKRPFANCPHCKAGHTAPAACRCLTAEQPCHGLLAATTDHELIRQWWTRTPRAGVGIATGPSGLVVLDLDRKPKTPAPAAHDVPSPVGDGLEALDALTIAASVSWPTTLAIATPSGGRHLYFRAPAGLDVPSDATGRVGHQIDVRAQGGYVVAPGTRITTPPEDVAGAYSRISATAEIAELPTWLRARVMPPATPAPAAPNLAAERPGAHAPGYWQRIWEGQLTKVETEPGERWRLVYAAARRLANLATHDTAPWTATEAIDALTAAALRRRERTGKPLEPAAARRNALRGWERGTHDGPESLLGRGAA; this is translated from the coding sequence ATGACCACGAACCTCACCATCGCCAGCTGGCTCGCTGCCCAGGGCATGCACGTCTTCCCGCTGCGGCCCGGCAGCAAGCGCCCGTTCGCCAACTGCCCGCACTGCAAGGCCGGCCACACCGCACCGGCCGCCTGCCGGTGCCTGACCGCCGAGCAGCCCTGCCACGGACTGCTCGCCGCCACCACCGATCACGAGCTGATCCGGCAGTGGTGGACCCGCACACCCCGCGCCGGCGTCGGCATCGCCACCGGGCCGTCCGGGCTGGTCGTGCTCGACCTCGACCGCAAGCCCAAGACACCGGCCCCGGCCGCGCACGACGTGCCCAGCCCAGTCGGCGACGGGTTGGAAGCCCTCGACGCCCTGACCATCGCCGCCAGCGTGTCCTGGCCAACCACACTCGCCATCGCCACACCCTCCGGTGGCCGGCACCTGTACTTCCGCGCCCCGGCTGGCTTGGACGTGCCCAGCGACGCCACCGGCCGAGTGGGGCATCAGATCGACGTCCGTGCTCAAGGCGGCTACGTCGTCGCTCCCGGAACCCGCATCACTACACCCCCGGAGGACGTTGCCGGCGCCTACAGCCGGATCTCAGCGACGGCTGAGATCGCCGAGCTGCCCACCTGGCTGCGAGCCCGGGTCATGCCCCCGGCCACCCCGGCACCAGCAGCTCCCAACCTCGCCGCCGAGCGGCCAGGCGCGCACGCACCGGGCTACTGGCAGCGCATCTGGGAAGGACAGCTGACCAAGGTCGAAACGGAGCCGGGGGAGCGCTGGCGCCTGGTCTACGCGGCCGCTCGCCGCCTGGCGAACCTCGCCACCCACGACACCGCCCCTTGGACGGCGACCGAGGCGATCGACGCCCTGACCGCCGCCGCCCTCCGTCGCCGGGAGCGCACGGGCAAGCCGCTCGAACCCGCCGCCGCCCGACGCAACGCCCTCCGGGGTTGGGAGCGCGGAACCCACGACGGCCCGGAATCCCTGCTGGGACGAGGCGCGGCATGA
- a CDS encoding DUF3631 domain-containing protein, whose amino-acid sequence MTTTDMKGGSPMTAPTTGAELLDELHQAVTRYVILPSPQAVDAVVLWIAATHAQPAWAHAPRLVIRAPEKRCGKSRLLDVVEAACYEPLITVNASPSAVYRSIDEDPPTMLVDEADTIFGADAGNNEDLRGLLNAGHQRNRPAIRFDANTRKVEAIPTFAMAALAGIGAMPDTIEDRAVVIRMRRRAPGEKVSPFRHRRDRPALTRLADRINGWLRADLDKLEAAEPDMPLEDRAADTWEPLTALADHAGGTWPERARQAAVDLLAEANDSDQGSMKIRLLVDIRRAFADQQAISTSDLLGKLNADLEAPWCEYGPLGLNPNKLSKLLADFEIRSSNVRFPDGSQAKGYRRADFVDAWARYCPPESPAGEASQPSQASQPRSARDGTTARDSSSRPTQITGPVPWDGKSRPGTASRPALTCIGTDGTAGTATPHATNNRGVA is encoded by the coding sequence ATGACTACCACCGACATGAAGGGAGGTAGCCCGATGACGGCACCCACCACCGGCGCGGAGCTCCTGGACGAGCTCCACCAGGCGGTGACGCGCTACGTGATCCTGCCCAGCCCACAGGCCGTCGACGCCGTGGTCTTGTGGATCGCCGCGACCCACGCCCAGCCCGCGTGGGCGCATGCCCCGCGCCTGGTCATCCGCGCACCGGAGAAACGCTGCGGCAAGTCCCGGCTTCTCGACGTGGTCGAGGCTGCCTGCTACGAGCCGCTGATCACCGTCAACGCCTCGCCGTCGGCGGTGTACCGCTCGATCGACGAGGACCCGCCCACGATGCTCGTCGACGAGGCCGACACGATTTTCGGCGCCGACGCGGGCAACAACGAAGACCTGCGCGGGCTGCTCAACGCCGGACACCAGCGCAACCGTCCTGCGATCCGGTTCGACGCCAACACCCGCAAGGTCGAAGCCATCCCGACCTTCGCAATGGCCGCGTTGGCCGGCATCGGCGCCATGCCCGACACGATCGAAGACCGAGCGGTCGTGATCCGCATGCGCCGACGGGCACCGGGCGAGAAGGTCTCGCCCTTCCGGCACCGCCGCGATCGGCCGGCGCTGACCCGCCTTGCAGACCGGATCAACGGATGGTTGCGCGCTGACCTGGACAAGCTCGAAGCCGCTGAGCCGGACATGCCGCTGGAAGACCGAGCGGCCGACACCTGGGAACCACTGACCGCGCTGGCCGACCACGCCGGAGGGACGTGGCCGGAGCGAGCACGGCAAGCCGCGGTTGACCTCCTGGCCGAAGCCAACGACAGCGACCAGGGCTCGATGAAAATTCGACTGCTGGTCGACATCCGCCGTGCCTTCGCCGATCAGCAGGCCATCTCCACCAGCGACCTGCTAGGCAAGCTCAACGCCGACTTGGAAGCGCCCTGGTGCGAGTACGGACCGTTGGGCCTCAACCCCAACAAGCTCTCGAAGCTGCTGGCGGACTTCGAGATCCGCTCCAGCAACGTCCGCTTCCCAGACGGCTCCCAAGCCAAGGGTTACCGCCGCGCCGACTTCGTTGACGCCTGGGCTCGGTACTGCCCGCCGGAGTCCCCAGCCGGGGAGGCGTCCCAGCCGTCCCAAGCGTCCCAACCCAGGTCAGCGCGGGACGGCACCACCGCCCGGGACAGCTCAAGCCGTCCCACCCAGATCACCGGCCCAGTCCCTTGGGACGGCAAAAGCCGTCCCGGTACTGCAAGCCGTCCCGCGCTGACCTGCATCGGGACGGATGGGACGGCTGGGACGGCTACCCCGCACGCCACGAACAACAGGGGGGTCGCATGA
- a CDS encoding helix-turn-helix domain-containing protein: protein MTANTAQLAATLASLAALLADQQTAEPPQPEQAARVMPDRVLLTVEEAAQCLGIGRTKTYALVRDGELESVQIGRLRRVPKNAIEDYAARLVQRRPSKA from the coding sequence ATGACCGCGAACACCGCACAGCTCGCCGCCACGCTCGCATCGCTCGCGGCCTTGCTCGCGGATCAGCAGACCGCCGAGCCACCTCAGCCCGAGCAGGCTGCCCGCGTGATGCCGGATCGAGTGCTGCTGACGGTTGAAGAAGCTGCCCAGTGCCTCGGAATTGGCCGGACGAAGACCTACGCCCTGGTCCGTGATGGCGAGCTCGAATCCGTCCAGATCGGCCGATTGCGCCGCGTGCCCAAGAACGCGATCGAGGACTACGCAGCCCGACTTGTTCAACGGCGACCGTCGAAGGCCTGA
- a CDS encoding tyrosine-type recombinase/integrase, with amino-acid sequence MPMAKKSRNANGGSSIHKGSDGSWHGWVSVGTKDNGRPDRRHVRGKTKTEVAAKVRKLERERDEGKLRKAGQTWTVAQWLTHWLETIVAPPAITENAWDAYANAVRVHLIPGVGGHRLDKLEPEHLERLYRKMIQAGAKAGNAHQVHRTIRAALNEAKRRKHITENPASIARAPKVDETEVEPYTVEEIKCLLETAQEQRNSARWAIALALGLRQGEVLGLQWSDVDLEAGTLVVRRNRLRPKWKHGCGEKCGRKRAGHCPQRVPAREETAGTKSRAGMRGMGLPDELVQLLKEHRDQQERERQLAAGMWEESDYVFTKPKGGPLHPRTDYAHWLRLLERAGVSERRLHDARHTAATVLLLLGVPERTVMGVMGWSNTAMAARYQHVTAAIRRDVAHSVGGLLWKSAAGEPGSEGGASEPSRTA; translated from the coding sequence ATACCTATGGCGAAGAAGAGCAGGAACGCCAACGGCGGTTCGAGCATCCACAAAGGTTCTGACGGCTCGTGGCATGGATGGGTGAGTGTTGGAACCAAGGACAACGGACGGCCGGACCGTCGGCACGTGCGTGGCAAGACGAAAACCGAAGTAGCGGCGAAGGTCCGCAAGCTTGAACGCGAACGAGACGAAGGAAAGCTGCGCAAGGCAGGCCAGACCTGGACGGTTGCCCAGTGGCTCACGCATTGGCTGGAAACCATCGTCGCTCCGCCGGCCATCACGGAGAACGCATGGGATGCCTACGCCAACGCCGTCCGTGTGCACCTCATCCCCGGAGTCGGCGGGCACAGGCTCGACAAGTTGGAACCGGAACACCTTGAACGCCTTTACCGGAAGATGATCCAGGCCGGGGCGAAGGCGGGAAATGCGCACCAGGTTCACCGGACCATTCGTGCGGCGCTCAACGAGGCGAAGCGGCGCAAGCACATCACCGAAAACCCGGCGTCGATTGCCCGCGCGCCAAAGGTGGACGAGACCGAGGTCGAGCCGTACACGGTCGAAGAGATCAAGTGCCTGCTCGAAACCGCACAAGAGCAGCGAAACAGTGCGCGATGGGCGATCGCGTTGGCCCTTGGTCTGAGGCAGGGGGAGGTGCTTGGCCTGCAATGGTCGGACGTCGACCTTGAGGCCGGGACACTCGTTGTCCGCCGGAATCGGCTCCGGCCGAAATGGAAGCACGGTTGCGGCGAGAAGTGCGGGCGCAAGCGCGCCGGACACTGCCCGCAGCGGGTCCCGGCCAGGGAGGAGACGGCAGGGACGAAATCGCGGGCGGGGATGCGTGGCATGGGCCTTCCCGACGAGCTGGTCCAGCTGCTCAAGGAGCATCGCGACCAGCAGGAGAGGGAACGACAGCTGGCGGCCGGCATGTGGGAGGAGAGCGACTACGTGTTCACCAAGCCCAAGGGCGGCCCGCTCCATCCGCGAACGGACTACGCGCACTGGCTCCGCCTTCTGGAACGAGCCGGTGTCTCAGAGAGGCGGCTGCACGACGCCAGGCACACTGCCGCAACGGTCTTGCTCTTGCTCGGAGTCCCGGAGCGGACGGTCATGGGCGTCATGGGGTGGTCCAACACCGCGATGGCGGCCAGGTACCAGCACGTGACCGCTGCGATTCGTCGCGACGTGGCCCACAGCGTTGGGGGCCTGCTGTGGAAGTCGGCGGCAGGCGAACCCGGCTCGGAGGGCGGGGCGTCCGAGCCGTCGCGGACAGCCTGA
- a CDS encoding MarR family winged helix-turn-helix transcriptional regulator, with amino-acid sequence MAAWRSYIEGSALLEHRLNRELQAAHNLSIADYEILVRLSEQPGRQQRMSELARDVAHSKSRISHQIRRLENAELVRRNDCLEDGRGVLAVLTDRGLEVLRTAAPTHVASVREHFIDLLEPAEKQVLAAVFERLRTRLHDRPDA; translated from the coding sequence ATGGCGGCGTGGCGCTCGTACATCGAGGGCAGCGCCCTGCTGGAGCACCGGCTGAACCGGGAGCTGCAGGCCGCGCACAACCTGTCCATCGCCGACTACGAGATCCTCGTCCGGCTCTCCGAGCAGCCCGGCAGGCAGCAGCGGATGAGCGAGCTCGCCCGCGACGTGGCGCACTCCAAGAGCCGCATCTCGCACCAGATCCGCAGGCTGGAGAACGCCGAGCTGGTGCGCCGCAACGACTGCCTCGAAGACGGCCGCGGCGTCCTCGCCGTCCTCACCGACCGCGGTCTCGAAGTCCTGCGCACCGCGGCACCCACCCACGTCGCCAGCGTCCGCGAGCACTTCATCGACCTGCTGGAGCCCGCCGAGAAGCAGGTCCTCGCCGCCGTCTTCGAACGCCTCCGCACCCGCCTGCACGACCGCCCGGACGCCTGA
- a CDS encoding M28 family peptidase — MSAVKPGRRATAAFATFAAMLLAAVPASAATTDLGDRVEVDAVHRHLVALQRIADTHDGNRASGLPGYEASVDYVAGKLRAAGFDVTTPEFDYQAFFLDSFALDVAGAPVEGGALEYSPATPQGGITAPLTVAAIDDTPGCEATDYPADVAGSVVLVQRGSCTFAEKQLVAAELGAAGTIVYNNVEGPLNGTLGDPADARIPSAGVDLATGQRLAEQAGAQVHLDVQSRLEDITTRNVLAQTRSGRTDNVVVAGAHLDSVPEGAGINDNGSGTAGLLATAEALGGNPGAENAVRFAFWGAEESGLVGSTKYVQGLGFEQQLDIALYLNFDMIGSPNAGYFAYDGDDSDGVGAGPGPHGSGAIERDLVAALAEQGVEAEGTDFDGRSDYGEFIANGIPAGGLFTGGDGTKTEEQAAKWGGTAGQTFDPNYHTPQDDLSNVDRVALERNSKALADTIGRYAQSTAGVNGAQGRTAQRTAAAPLPRLGEHAVR, encoded by the coding sequence ATGAGTGCTGTGAAACCCGGTCGCCGCGCGACCGCCGCGTTCGCCACCTTCGCCGCGATGCTGCTCGCCGCCGTTCCCGCTTCCGCCGCCACCACCGACCTGGGCGACCGGGTCGAGGTGGACGCGGTGCACCGGCACCTGGTCGCGCTGCAGCGCATCGCCGACACGCACGACGGGAACCGCGCCTCCGGGCTGCCCGGCTACGAGGCCAGCGTGGACTACGTGGCGGGCAAGCTGCGCGCGGCCGGTTTCGACGTCACCACACCGGAATTCGACTACCAGGCGTTCTTCCTCGACTCGTTCGCGCTGGACGTGGCGGGCGCCCCGGTCGAGGGCGGCGCGCTGGAGTACTCCCCCGCGACGCCGCAGGGCGGGATCACCGCACCGCTGACCGTCGCCGCGATCGACGACACGCCCGGCTGCGAAGCCACCGACTACCCGGCGGACGTGGCGGGCTCGGTGGTGCTGGTGCAGCGCGGTTCCTGCACGTTCGCGGAGAAGCAGCTGGTCGCCGCGGAACTCGGCGCCGCGGGCACGATCGTCTACAACAACGTCGAAGGCCCGCTGAACGGCACCCTGGGCGACCCGGCCGACGCCCGGATCCCCAGCGCGGGCGTCGACCTCGCCACCGGGCAGCGGCTCGCCGAGCAGGCCGGCGCGCAGGTGCACCTGGACGTGCAGTCGCGGCTGGAGGACATCACCACTCGCAACGTCCTCGCCCAGACCCGGAGCGGCCGCACCGACAACGTGGTGGTCGCCGGGGCGCACCTGGACAGCGTCCCCGAAGGCGCGGGCATCAACGACAACGGCAGCGGCACCGCCGGGCTGCTGGCCACCGCGGAAGCCCTCGGCGGCAACCCGGGCGCGGAGAACGCGGTGCGCTTCGCGTTCTGGGGCGCGGAGGAATCCGGTCTCGTCGGCTCGACGAAGTACGTGCAGGGCCTCGGGTTCGAGCAGCAGCTGGACATCGCGCTGTACCTGAACTTCGACATGATCGGCTCCCCGAACGCCGGGTACTTCGCCTACGACGGCGACGACTCGGACGGCGTCGGCGCGGGCCCCGGCCCGCACGGTTCCGGCGCCATCGAGCGGGACCTGGTGGCGGCGCTGGCCGAGCAGGGCGTCGAGGCCGAGGGCACCGACTTCGACGGGCGCTCGGACTACGGCGAGTTCATCGCGAACGGCATCCCCGCGGGCGGGCTGTTCACCGGCGGCGACGGCACGAAGACCGAGGAGCAGGCCGCGAAGTGGGGCGGCACCGCCGGGCAGACCTTCGACCCGAACTACCACACCCCGCAGGACGACCTGTCCAACGTGGACCGGGTGGCGCTGGAGCGGAACTCGAAGGCGCTGGCCGACACCATCGGCCGGTACGCGCAGAGCACCGCGGGCGTCAACGGCGCGCAGGGCCGCACCGCCCAGCGCACCGCCGCCGCACCGCTCCCCCGGCTCGGGGAGCACGCGGTCCGCTGA
- a CDS encoding NAD(P)H-quinone oxidoreductase, whose translation MHAIAIREPGNPEVLEWTEQPDPRPAPGEVLVEVAAAGVNRADLSQRQGNYPPPKGASEVLGLECSGTVAELGEGVTGWQVGDQVCALLSGGGYAERVAVPAAQLLPVPDGVDLLDAAGLVEVACTVWSNVVMEGGLAEGKLLLVHGGSGGIGTSAIQIGRALGARVAATAGAPESIEFCRRLGADPVISYRDEDFVEVVKGLGGADVVLDNMGAAYLDRNLSALAPDGHLAVIGMQGGRKAELDLGKMLVKRLHISVLGLRGRPVDGPTGKAAIVADVREKLWPLVAAGKVLPIVHDRIPLPEAARAHALLEAGGVHGKILLVRP comes from the coding sequence ATGCATGCCATCGCGATCCGTGAACCCGGGAATCCGGAAGTGCTGGAGTGGACCGAACAGCCCGATCCGCGGCCCGCTCCCGGCGAAGTGCTCGTCGAGGTCGCCGCGGCCGGGGTGAACCGGGCGGACCTGTCGCAGCGGCAGGGGAACTACCCGCCGCCGAAGGGCGCCAGCGAGGTCCTCGGGCTGGAGTGCTCCGGCACCGTCGCCGAGCTCGGCGAGGGCGTCACCGGCTGGCAGGTCGGCGACCAGGTGTGCGCGCTGCTGTCCGGCGGCGGCTACGCCGAACGCGTCGCGGTGCCCGCCGCGCAGCTGCTGCCGGTGCCGGACGGCGTCGACCTCCTCGACGCGGCCGGGCTGGTGGAGGTCGCGTGCACGGTGTGGTCGAACGTGGTCATGGAAGGCGGTCTCGCCGAGGGGAAGCTGCTGCTGGTGCACGGCGGTTCCGGCGGCATCGGCACCAGCGCCATCCAGATCGGCCGGGCGCTGGGCGCGCGGGTCGCCGCGACCGCGGGCGCGCCGGAGAGCATCGAGTTCTGCCGGCGGCTCGGCGCCGACCCGGTGATCAGCTACCGGGACGAGGACTTCGTGGAGGTCGTGAAGGGCCTCGGCGGGGCGGACGTGGTGCTGGACAACATGGGCGCCGCCTACCTGGACCGGAACCTCTCGGCGCTCGCCCCGGACGGGCACCTCGCCGTGATCGGCATGCAGGGCGGCCGCAAGGCCGAGCTGGACCTGGGCAAGATGCTGGTGAAGCGGCTGCACATCTCGGTGCTGGGGCTGCGCGGGCGGCCGGTGGACGGCCCGACGGGGAAGGCGGCCATCGTCGCCGACGTGCGGGAGAAGCTGTGGCCGCTGGTCGCCGCCGGGAAGGTGCTGCCGATCGTGCACGACCGCATCCCGCTGCCGGAGGCGGCGCGCGCGCACGCGCTGCTCGAAGCGGGCGGCGTGCACGGCAAGATCCTGCTCGTCCGCCCCTGA